Proteins found in one Aspergillus chevalieri M1 DNA, chromosome 2, nearly complete sequence genomic segment:
- a CDS encoding CCDC90 family protein (COG:S;~EggNog:ENOG410PINJ;~InterPro:IPR024461;~PFAM:PF07798;~TransMembrane:1 (o284-305i)), translating to MTPPKSFREVPRSILPRLTWNGTSARATVTPLSAGYQSQQQRHIQGWNSVARQVHTLTLSPYSSRFLTTAASRDLASSSAVTRHPSTSSTRRPSVGPINNPVRYNGVYVAVFKAARRAFHATASRQRDHHFDTLKFVQRLKAEGFSEEQAVAMMRVLNDVIQESIQNLTRTMVLREDSERSTYTQKVDFAKLRSELLNADSTEAQLTRSSHEKIAADLAKLNSRLRDEIGRTQASVRLDLNLEKGRIREEANGQEMRIKETETRIEQEVAGLRERVEAVKFSTLQWLMGVCTGTAALILGAWRLFM from the exons ATGACACCTCCAAAGTCCTTCAGGGAGGTTCCGCGGTCAATTCTGCCTCGGTTGACCTGGAACGGCACCTCTGCCCGAGCTACCGTCACTCCTCTCTCGGCAGGATACCAGTCTCAACAACAGCGACACATACAAGGCTGGAACTCAGTTGCACGCCAGGTACATACTTTAACACTTTCTCCTTATTCCTCTCGCTTCCTCACCACCGCCGCCTCCCGAGACCTTGCATCCTCGTCTGCGGTCACCAGGCATCCATCGACCTCTTCCACTCGCCGTCCATCCGTTGGACCCATTAACAACCCGGTCCGGTATAATGGCGTCTACGTTGCAGTATTTAAAGCGGCCCGGCGTGCTTTTCATGCGACGGCGTCTCGCCAGAGAGATCACCACTTCGACACACTGAAGTTTGTCCAGCGGTTGAAAGCGGAGGGATTCAGTGAGGAGCAGGCTGTTGCTATGATGAGGGTTTTGAACGATGTCATCCAGGAATCGATTCAGAATCTTACCCGGACCATGGTCCTCAGAGAAG ACTCGGAGCGATCGACATATACGCAGAAGGTTGATTTCGCCAAGCTACGTTCGGAATTACTTAACGCAGATTCGACCGAAGCCCAACTCACACGCTCGTCGCACGAAAAAATCGCTGCCGATCTGGCAAAGCTCAACTCGCGGCTCCGGGATGAAATTGGACGCACCCAGGCCTCTGTCCGTTTGGATCTGAACCTCGAAAAGGGACGCATCCGCGAGGAAGCCAACGGTCAGGAGATGCGAATTAAAGAGACGGAGACAAGAATCGAGCAGGAGGTCGCCGGATTGAGAGAGCGTGTGGAGGCCGTGAAGTTCTCTACATTGCAGTGGCTCAT GGGTGTCTGCACCGGTACTGCGGCTCTGATTCTTGGTGCCTGGCGTCTCTTCATGTGA
- the sec53 gene encoding phosphomannomutase SEC53 (BUSCO:EOG09263YFH;~COG:G;~EggNog:ENOG410PHHP;~InterPro:IPR043169,IPR006379,IPR005002,IPR036412, IPR023214;~PFAM:PF03332;~go_function: GO:0004615 - phosphomannomutase activity [Evidence IEA];~go_process: GO:0009298 - GDP-mannose biosynthetic process [Evidence IEA]), protein MSTEAASVYPALQDRPVQGTICLFDVDGTLTPARRSVAPEMLELLSQLRHKCAIGFVGGSDLVKQQEQLGTPSINVTSLFDFCFAENGLTAIRLGKTLSSNSFIQWLGEDKYQNLVNFCLKYIADVKLPKKRGTFVEFRNGMVNISPVGRSASVDERNEFEAYDKEHNIRKTLVEALKKEFPDYGLTYSIGGQISFDVFPTGWDKTYCLQHVEAEKEISGVKYKTIHFFGDKSFAGGNDYEIYSDPRTIGHAVTGPEDTMKQLREIFQL, encoded by the exons ATGTCGACCGAGGCCGCAAGTGTCTACCCAGCCCTGCAGGATCGCCCCGTGCAGGGCACCATTTGCCTGTTTGATGTCGACGGCACCTTGACGCCAGCAAGGAGG TCTGTCGCCCCTGAAATGCTCGAGCTCCTTTCTCAATTGCGCCACAAGTGTGCCATTGGCTTCGTTGGCGGTTCCGACCTGGTCAAGCAGCAAGAGCAGCTTGGTACCCCGTCGATCAATGTCACCAGTCTCTTCGACTTCTGCTTTGCCGAGAATGGTTTGACGGCAATTCGTCTGGGCAAGACTCTTTCCAGCAACAGCTTCATTCAATGGTTGGGCGAGGATAAGTACCAGAATTTGGTGAACTTCTGTCTGAAATACATTGCGGATGTGAAGCTCCCCAAGAAGCGTGGAACCTTTGTTGAGTTCCGCAACGGAATGGTCAACATTAGCCCTGTCGGAAGAAGCGCGAGTGTCGACGAGCGAAACGAGTTCGAAGC GTACGACAAGGAGCACAACATCCGCAAGACCTTGGTGGAAGCTCTGAAGAAGGAATTCCCCGACTATGGTCTCAC TTACTCGATTGGCGGCCAGATCTCTTTTGATGTTTTCCCTACTGGCTGGGACAAGACCTACTGCTTGCAGCACGTCGAGGCCGAGAAGGAAATCTCGGGCGTTAAGTACAAGACTATCCACTTCTTTGGCGACAAATCTTTTGCTGGCGGCAACGACTACGAAATTTACTCTGACCCACGAACGATTGGACACGCGGTTACTGGCCCTGAGGACACTATGAAGCAGCTGCGGGAGATCTTCCAGTTATAA
- the CLA4 gene encoding serine/threonine protein kinase CLA4 (COG:T;~EggNog:ENOG410PFNT;~InterPro:IPR000095,IPR008271,IPR011993,IPR001849, IPR011026,IPR033923,IPR000719,IPR011009,IPR036936;~PFAM:PF15413,PF07714,PF00169,PF00069,PF00786;~go_function: GO:0004672 - protein kinase activity [Evidence IEA];~go_function: GO:0004674 - protein serine/threonine kinase activity [Evidence IEA];~go_function: GO:0005524 - ATP binding [Evidence IEA];~go_process: GO:0006468 - protein phosphorylation [Evidence IEA];~go_process: GO:0007015 - actin filament organization [Evidence IEA]) → MYTSDQFMNPGPAPRPPAERPKLNIPTDHSSTATSFGQMSLSSPTTPGSGNLSLFPNTSSPALSHTKTNQSGQGGVAIIKEGYVRSKEDKFLATWNQRYLILREFRLEFLKNETGKIVLSIPLNTVTGVSRSEDAKMAFEVVRLANPKDATSKSAMLSREVPTKSITCEVKSDDEIYDWIDKIYERCPGMGGVSNPTNFSHRVHVGFDPQTGAFVGLPPEWEKLLTASAITKEDYKKNPQAVIEVLEFYSDIKMREQNPQYFAGLASPPSPVGQQPKPYSNNSVGSSIAPPRPPPPPPSQRLDTGASPSSSHPSNFSPQNDRAYEHQQQADRVREASDQERRRLEEETRRARDDQERRDQEAYNASLPKTRVPMAKQELGGYGPSDPSMNDRYKPSRPAPPAPGSANRLPGGPGQLTAQRPAPPAPSSTNGYGASRAPGSRPDDRQTSPSSRYPPHDPWNQAKGSQHAQGPPPTKLPAPVQPVKPLNIANKQTANKPDGVRQAEAALTKKAEPRKEVRMSAMTENEVMDRLRAVVSKDNPNESYSKQRKIGQGASGSVYVARVKEHAMSPVARELYRQYGPRCQVAIKQMDLRSQPRKELIVNEIIVMKDSQHANIVNFLDSFLQEQSSELWVVMEFMEGGALTDVIDNNPVIQEDQIATICAETCRGLAHLHSQNIIHRDIKSDNVLLDRAGHVKITDFGFCAKLTESKNKRATMVGTPYWMAPEVVKQKEYGPKVDCWSLGIMAIEMIESEPPYLNEEPLKALYLIATNGTPRLKKPEKLSKELKSFLSVCLCVDVRSRATADELLAHEFLKQGCSLASLAELLRWKKNNGQ, encoded by the exons ATGTACACATCGGACCAATTCATGAACCCCGGGCCTGCTCCTCGCCCTCCTGCCGAACGTCCTAAGCTGAACATCCCGACCGATCATTCCAGCACTGCTACCTCCTTTGGCCAAATGAGTTTAAGCTCTCCCACGACCCCCGGGTCGGGCAACCTGTCGCTCTTCCCCAATACCAGCAGTCCTGCTCTGTCGCATACAAAGACCAACCAGTCTGGTCAAGGGGGTGTGGCCATCATCAAGGAAGGTTATGTGCGCTCAAAAGAAGACAAGTTCCTGGCCACGTGGAACCAACGTTATCTCATCCTGCGCGAATTCCGGCTCGAATTCCTGAAAAATGAGACAGGCAAGATCGTTCTCTCCATCCCCCTCAACACCGTCACAGGCGTCTCCCGCTCTGAGGACGCTAAGATGGCCTTCGAGGTCGTCCGCCTGGCCAATCCCAAGGATGCTACGTCCAAATCCGCGATGCTCTCTCGCGAAGTCCCGACAAAGAGCATCACATGCGAAGTCAAGAGCGATGATGAGATTTACGACTGGATCGATAAAATTTACGAGCGCTGTCCCGGCATGGGCGGCGTCAGCAATCCCACCAACTTCAGCCATCGCGTCCATGTTGGCTTCGACCCTCAGACGGGTGCCTTCGTCGGCCTGCCACCAGAGTGGGAGAAGCTCTTGACGGCATCAGCCATTACCAAGGAAGACTACAAGAAAAACCCCCAAGCCGTCATTGAGGTCCTCGAGTTTTACTCGGATATTAAAATGCGTGAGCAGAACCCCCAGTATTTTGCCGGTTTGGCCTCTCCTCCGTCGCCTGTTGGCCAGCAGCCAAAGCCCTACAGCAACAACTCGGTCGGCAGCTCTATTGCCCCTCCCAGACCCCCTCCGCCACCACCCTCGCAACGCTTGGATACCGGAGCGTCTCCTTCCAGCAGTCACCCCTCAAACTTCTCGCCCCAGAACGACCGTGCATATGAACATCAGCAACAGGCTGATCGTGTCCGAGAGGCATCCGACCAGGAACGACGCCGTCTGGAAGAGGAAACTCGTCGTGCTCGCGATGACCAGGAGCGTCGTGACCAGGAGGCGTACAATGCATCCCTCCCTAAGACTCGCGTTCCGATGGCCAAGCAGGAACTTGGCGGCTATGGTCCTTCAGATCCCTCGATGAACGACCGCTACAAACCTAGTCGTCCCGCACCACCTGCTCCCGGTTCGGCCAACCGCCTTCCCGGCGGTCCAGGTCAACTGACTGCTCAGCGCCCGGCACCCCCAGCACCCAGTAGTACCAATGGCTATGGCGCATCGCGTGCCCCCGGATCGCGGCCGGATGACCGTCAGACATCTCCAAGCTCGCGTTATCCGCCGCATGATCCCTGGAACCAAGCCAAGGGCTCGCAGCATGCTCAGGGACCTCCGCCGACGAAACTCCCTGCTCCGGTCCAGCCTGTGAAGCCCTTGAACATTGCAAACAAGCAAACTGCCAACAAACCTGATGGTGTCCGTCAAGCTGAAGCCGCGCTGACCAAGAAGGCGGAGCCCCGAAAGGAGGTTCGGATGTCGGCCATGACCGAAAATGAAGTCATGGATCGGTTGCGGGCCGTGGTCTCCAAGGACAACCCCAACGAGTCGTACAGCAAACAACGGAAAATCGGACAAGGTGCCTCGGGATCGGTGTACGTGGCTCGGGTCAAGGAACATGCTATGTCACCCGTGGCACGCGAGCTGTACCGGCAGTACGGTCCCCGTTGCCAGGTTGCCATTAAGCAAATGGACCTGCGGAGTCAGCCGCGGAAGGAGTTGATTGTCAATGAAATCATCGTCATGAAGGATAGTCAGCATGCGAATATTGTCAACTTCCTTGACTCGTTCTTGCAGGAGCAGAGCAGTGAACTCTGGGTTGTTATGGAATTCATGGAAGGTGGTGCTCTCACTGATGTTATTGACAACAACCCTGTGATCCAGGAAGACCAGATTGCCACCATTTGTGCAGAG ACTTGCAGAGGATTGGCCCACCTGCACAGTCAGAACATCATCCACCGTGATATCAAGAGTGACAACGTTCTTCTGGATCGCGCCGGTCATGTTAAGATCA CTGACTTCGGTTTCTGTGCTAAACTGACCGAATCCAAGAACAAGCGTGCCACGATGGTGGGAACTCCTTACTGGATGGCCCCTGAAGTTGTCAAGCAAAAGGAATACGGCCCCAAGGTCGACTGCTGGTCGCTCGGAATTATGGCCATTGAGATGATCGAGTCTGAGCCCCCGTATCTGAACGAGGAACCCCTCAAGGCGTTGTATCTCATTGCCACCAACGGCACTCCTCGTCTGAAGAAGCCAGAGAAGCTGAGCAAGGAGCTCAAGTCATTCCTCAGTGTCTGTCTCTGCGTTGATGTTCGCAGCCGTGCCACTGCGGATGAGCTTCTGGCCCATGAATTCCTCAAGCAGGGATGCAGTCTCGCGAGCCTGGCCGAATTACTCCgctggaagaagaacaacgGTCAGTGA
- a CDS encoding uncharacterized protein (COG:S;~EggNog:ENOG410PKK1;~InterPro:IPR021102;~PFAM:PF12222), which translates to MYLGDTEVFRTSTAEPTAAGIVWSYIKDMSPYNALWNEPQKLIFDLGNQITDIYNGSFTATLTATFSHSGNVKTADVIMPISGQKSDSNSPSAFTVPSDNTTVQYKIPSSASRAVVSISACGQSTEEFWWSNVFSSDTKTFSGTLSGYSPFREVQLYIDGVLAGVAWPFPIIFTGGVTPVFWRPVVGIDAFDLRQPEIDISPFLPLITDGQDHSFEIKVVGLDLSADGSATLSKSVGSNWVVTGNIFIYLDGNDVSSSSRAIRDSSRVPVLDAAAPKISVSRNLNQNSAKKNESLSYSILVERTLTIKSSDISWSQNLSYSNHNLLNQQGLDQVTHQSTSGVNTVTQNGQSSHVSFEYPLTVITTTHSAADESTIDAQMKRGLTIETTNVTGISTYTMSAGPSFLRNRQWGNAHYISKADGNSTSFGDTTTTLECEAEGKPYSRNVRAVNGSIAHDIPGVPSQPSQAVL; encoded by the coding sequence ATGTACCTGGGAGACACAGAAGTGTTCCGAACGTCGACAGCTGAGCCTACTGCAGCAGGGATAGTCTGGTCCTACATCAAGGATATGTCACCGTACAATGCTTTGTGGAACGAACCGCAGAAGCTAATATTCGATCTCGGCAATCAGATTACGGATATATATAACGGGTCTTTTACTGCAACCCTGACTGCGACCTTCTCTCATAGCGGTAATGTGAAGACGGCAGACGTGATCATGCCGATTTCTGGGCAGAAATCAGACTCGAATTCGCCGAGTGCTTTTACCGTTCCCTCTGATAATACCACGGTGCAGTACAAGATTCCTTCATCGGCTTCACGCGCTGTCGTATCCATTTCTGCATGCGGACAGTCTACGGAAGAATTCTGGTGGTCCAACGTCTTCTCTTCAGACACAAAGACATTCAGCGGCACTCTCAGCGGTTATTCCCCGTTTCGCGAGGTCCAACTCTACATTGACGGTGTTCTCGCTGGGGTCGCTTGGCCCTTTCCCATTATATTCACTGGAGGAGTGACACCGGTTTTCTGGCGTCCAGTTGTTGGGATCGATGCGTTTGACCTGCGACAACCGGAGATAGACatctctccttttcttcctctgaTCACTGATGGTCAAGACCATTCATTCGAAATCAAAGTGGTTGGTCTGGATCTTAGTGCAGACGGATCTGCAACGCTTTCAAAATCTGTCGGCTCGAACTGGGTGGTGACGGGAAACATATTCATATATCTAGACGGCAATGATGTATCTTCATCCTCCAGGGCGATACGTGATTCCAGTCGGGTGCCTGTCTTGGACGCTGCGGCGCCAAAGATTTCTGTGTCACGAAATTTGAATCAGAATTCGGCCAAAAAGAACGAATCACTTTCCTACTCCATCCTGGTTGAGCGAACACTCACGATTAAATCATCAGACATCTCGTGGAGTCAGAATCTCTCCTATTCGAATcacaacctcctcaatcaaCAGGGACTGGACCAGGTTACCCATCAAAGTACTTCGGGCGTGAATACCGTCACGCAGAATGGACAATCAAGCCATGTCAGCTTCGAATATCCTTTGACTGTCATAACAACAACCCACAGCGCCGCCGACGAGTCTACAATCGATGCTCAGATGAAGAGAGGTCTTACCATTGAAACGACGAACGTTACCGGCATTTCCACATATACCATGAGCGCAGGACCATCATTCCTACGAAATAGGCAATGGGGGAACGCACACTACATATCGAAGGCTGATGGAAATTCCACATCTTTTGGTGACACCACAACTACCCTAGAGTGTGAAGCTGAAGGTAAACCATATAGTCGGAATGTTCGGGCAGTCAACGGAAGCATAGCTCATGACATTCCTGGGGTTCCTTCGCAACCATCCCAAGCTGTTCTCTGA
- a CDS encoding putative SNF2 family helicase/ATPase (BUSCO:EOG09260OE9;~COG:L;~EggNog:ENOG410PIC1;~InterPro:IPR001841,IPR027417,IPR017907,IPR000330, IPR038718,IPR001650,IPR014001,IPR013083;~PFAM:PF00176,PF13920,PF00097,PF13639;~go_function: GO:0005524 - ATP binding [Evidence IEA]) has protein sequence MVVQQVRLSFEDPVPDSLAAVIERTDAPDTKDPPKKRRKLTSKAPRSLLELNGVSETGVPNGFIPLARVNLHLNYAEANPGLNSSDTCIDLPHRFPVQFHARNTNVSNKGGMTPTIVGREDTDHDCFRLELKSVIDGEVIFSEKSTDPALLNIGKLLQLISKSLCADFCRRDDPVACYQATLHCLPDRKSFRLELALLWIDSLEVRGLSQFRDDQLEIYSRYVIREPQDDFEEGTSHIFRCSWQEKELNQQAKRWSPRDFYKNVHVPEDTPKTSADIKCGMVESQLYPFQRRAVRWLLQRERMELHPNGKVVPVQKASGNHLPASFQEFADADGRPYFASRLFMTAATGFPDWYDAEENLKGGILAEEMGLGKTVEMITLMCLNRRKVAAEQSPSDVDGKNLKPSGATLIITPPAILEQWKQEIQQHAPALRVLEYTGIQRHEDHSDDTLAGMLASYDVVLTTYNTLSREIHYTGGVPERNLRHQKKFEPRKTPLLRIDWWRVCLDEAQMVEHGVSNAATVARLIPRHNVWAVTGTPIRKDMSDLYGLLLFLHYEPFCDQTATWNRLCGRFQSVLADIVNTITLRHSKDHVRSELDLPPQKRFVITIPFTAVEEQHYGQLFEQMCEDCGLDLFGAPLNNNWDSEDPATVEKMRGWLTRLRQTCLHPEIAGRNRRALGTGNGPLRTVGEVLEVMIDQNDMAIRTEQRSMLLSQIRRGQLLENAGRRQEALDLWNGALELASAIVKDCRAQLKSELARSRSLGDTSSKVNVNQANGECESEDDQMEKNSRIGTYRQRLRAALEVEHICIFFTANAYYQIKSDPKLTAPDSEDFKSLEKQEAEAYEAAKLIRKEMLSEVSQKVDRYMRSIKDKKKDEKFIHISELDPHVFSTGIESRRVLEKLEDFCDAMNEHAEQYKKWRDVMVNLLLQSLIDQEEDTELEGNEYETSTKHQDEMYVYMEALRAMFADRHDALTGQNNTLVAHEVKGGIIQAQGGEGPSPQLFLSVMDKRSLVKPDPELGSLRGIIGELRSLVTSLEWQENEGSARAAAELQLVKAVLENASKMNAEQTKVSSALEKEVEMFRDTMNNRLEYYRQLQQISDTVAPYDEESVGKPMNDTLFAEKLRQEEAIDEKTSSLKAKRRYLLHIKEEPDSDGSSRICIICQTGFEHGVLTVCGHKYCKDCLQLWWKQHRTCPICKKRLKASDFHQITYRPEDFVVREEKTPTKMVPVPERSSKNSSIYTDISAGTLREIKNIDVNGYFGTKIDTLARHILWLRMYDPGSKSIVFSQYRGFLDVLSVALSHYKVGYSSVDSKGGIEKFKNEPAIECFLLHAKAHSSGLNLVNATHVFLCEPLINTAIELQAIARVHRIGQHRATTVWMYLVSGTVEEAIYDLSVSRRLSHITAKKEEEARASSKTHLSGNYTEGIDETTIDSANSMELQNTALSKIMASGASGGEIVKKDDLWQCLFGDPSKDKGSGHHSMSADSEVGKFLRAEAAERRAAKN, from the exons ATGGTCGTGCAGCAGGTGCGCTTGTCCTTTGAAG ATCCAGTCCCCGATTCTTTGGCTGCCGTTATCGAGCGAACCGATGCGCCTGATACGAAGGATCCTCCGAAAAAGCGTCGAAAGTTGACAAGCAAGGCACCTCGCAGTCTTTTGGAGCTCAACGGTGTTTCCGAAACTGGGGTGCCCAATGGATTTATTCCTTTAGCACGGGTCAATCTGCACCTG AATTATGCGGAGGCAAATCCGGGGTTGAATAGCTCCGATACCTGCATCGACCTGCCTCATCGGTTTCCTGTCCAGTTTCATGCTCGCAATACAAATGTGAGCAATAAAGGCGGTATGACTCCGACGATAGTGGGACGCGAGGATACCGATCATGATTGTTTCAGACTGGAGTTAAAGTCAGTGATAGATGGGGAGGTTATATTCTCTGAGAAATCCACTGATCCAGCGTTGCTCAACATCGGGAAGTTATTGCAACTTATCTCTAAATCTCTCTGCGCCGACTTTTGCCGCCGCGATGACCCCGTGGCGTGTTATCAGGCAACTCTACATTGCTTGCCTGATAGGAAATCTTTCCGTCTAGAGCTAGCCCTCCTATGGATTGATTCGCTAGAGGTGCGGGGCTTGAGTCAGTTTCGGGATGATCAATTGGAGATCTACTCGCGATATGTCATACGTGAGCCGCAGGATGACTTCGAGGAGGGCACCAGTCACATTTTCAGGTGTTCCTGGCAAGAAAAGGAGTTAAATCAGCAGGCGAAACGGTGGTCGCCACGCGACTTCTACAAGAATGTTCACGTCCCTGAGGACACTCCCAAGACATCGGCAGACATAAAGTGTGGTATGGTCGAGAGTCAGCTCTATCCTTTCCAAAGAAGAGCAGTCAGATGGCTTTTGCAACGGGAGAGGATGGAACTCCATCCGAATGGGAAAGTCGTTCCAGTTCAGAAAGCGTCCGGTAATCATCTTCCGGCATCTTTCCAAGAATTCGCTGATGCAGATGGCCGACCTTACTTTGCCAGTCGTTTGTTCATGACTGCTGCTACCGGTTTTCCGGATTGGTATGATGCCGAAGAAAATCTTAAAGGTGGCATCCTTGCGGAAGAAATGGGTCTAGGAAAGACCGTTGAGATGATTACTTTGATGTGCCTGAACCGTCGCAAGGTGGCTGCTGAGCAGTCACCGTCAGACGTCGATGGCAAGAATCTCAAGCCATCAGGGGCCACTCTGATTATAACGCCACCTGCGATTCTTGAGCAATGGAAACAAGAAATTCAGCAGCATGCGCCAGCGCTCCGTGTCTTGGAGTATACCGGCATTCAACGCCACGAGGATCATTCAGATGATACACTCGCTGGGATGCTTGCCAGTTATGACGTTGTGCTTACAACTTATAATACACTTTCTCGGGAAATTCACTATACCGGTGGTGTGCCAGAGCGGAATTTACGGCATCAAAAGAAATTTGAACCAAGAAAAACGCCTCTGTTGCGGATAGATTGGTGGCGAGTTTGCTTGGATGAAGCCCAGATGGTCGAGCACGGTGTCAGTAACGCTGCCACAGTTGCTCGTTTAATCCCTCGACATAACGTATGGGCTGTGACAGGAACGCCAATCCGCAAGGACATGAGTGATCTTTATGGTCTTCTTTTATTCCTTCACTATGAGCCCTTCTGTGATCAGACAGCTACATGGAACCGATTGTGCGGGCGATTTCAGTCCGTGCTCGCGGACATTGTCAACACCATTACCCTCCGACATAGCAAAGACCACGTCCGCAGCGAGCTCGATCTGCCGCCCCAGAAAAGGTTCGTCATCACCATCCCCTTCACCGCCGTCGAAGAGCAACACTATGGTCAGCTATTCGAGCAAATGTGCGAGGACTGCGGGCTCGACCTGTTCGGTGCGCCATTGAACAACAATTGGGACTCCGAAGACCCTGCCACCGTCGAGAAAATGCGCGGCTGGCTGACAAGACTCCGCCAGACCTGCCTCCACCCCGAGATAGCAGGGCGGAACCGTCGCGCGCTAGGTACTGGTAACGGGCCGCTGCGCACTGTGGGTGAAGTTTTGGAGGTGATGATTGATCAGAATGATATGGCCATACGTACGGAGCAGCGCTCTATGCTTCTGTCTCAAATTCGGCGGGGTCAATTGCTGGAAAATGCTGGGCGTCGTCAGGAGGCTCTTGATCTGTGGAATGGGGCGCTGGAGCTAGCTAGTGCTATTGTGAAAGATTGTAGAGCACAGCTGAAATCGGAACTTGCAAGATCTCGGTCATTAGGAGATACCAGCTCGAAAGTGAATGTCAACCAAGCCAATGGTGAATGTGAGAGTGAAGACGATCAAATGGAAAAGAACAGCCGCATAGGCACGTACCGTCAAAGGCTGCGTGCTGCGCTGGAAGTCGAGCACATTTGTATTTTCTTCACTGCAAACGCATATTATCAAATCAAGTCAGATCCGAAGCTTACTGCGCCTGATTCTGAAGATTTCAAGTCTCTTGAGAAGCAGGAAGCGGAGGCGTATGAAGCTGCAAAATTGATCAGAAAGGAGATGCTGTCCGAAGTGTCTCAGAAAGTTGACCGGTACATGAGGTCCATAAAGGACAAGAAAAAGGACGAGAAATTCATCCACATTTCCGAGTTGGACCCGCACGTTTTCTCGACTGGTATTGAGTCCCGTCGTGTGCTCGAGAAACTTGAGGATTTTTGTGATGCAATGAACGAGCATGCTGAGCAGTACAAAAAATGGCGcgatgtcatggtcaacttGCTATTGCAATCTCTCATCGATCAAGAAGAGGATACAGAACTCGAGGGAAACGAATACGAAACATCAACGAAGCACCAGGACGAGATGTACGTTTACATGGAAGCACTACGTGCCATGTTTGCCGATAGACATGACGCCCTCACGGGACAAAATAATACCCTCGTCGCCCATGAAGTTAAAGGTGGCATTATTCAAGCCCAGGGCGGAGAAGGTCCTTCTCCGCAGCTCTTCTTGTCGGTAATGGACAAGCGCAGTTTAGTAAAGCCGGACCCCGAGCTTGGCTCTCTCCGTGGGATTATTGGGGAGCTTCGCAGTCTTGTCACGTCGCTGGAGTGGCAAGAGAATGAAGGAAGCGCGCGTGCTGCAGCTGAACTTCAACTGGTGAAAGCTGTACTCGAAAATGCGAGCAAAATGAATGCCGAGCAGACCAAGGTTAGTTCAGCcttggagaaggaggtggaAATGTTTCGAGACACAATGAACAATCGTCTCGAATATTACCGGCAGCTGCAGCAGATTTCGGATACCGTGGCACCATATGATGAGGAGAGCGTCGGTAAGCCGATGAACGACACACTCTTTGCCGAGAAACTCCGGCAAGAGGAGGCTATAGATGAGAAGACCTCTAGCCTGAAGGCAAAGCGCCGCTATCTCTTGCACATCAAAGAAGAGCCAGATTCGGACGGCTCTTCGAGGATATGCATCATTTGCCAAACAGGCTTTGAGCATGGCGTCTTGACCGTATGTGGTCATAAGTACTGCAAGGATTGCTTGCAGTTATGGTGGAAGCAACACCGGACTTGCCCCATATGCAAGAAGCGCCTGAAAGCCAGTGACTTCCATCAAATCACATACAGACCCGAGGATTTCGTCGTGCGCGAAGAAAAGACCCCGACCAAGATGGTGCCGGTGCCGGAGCGGTCTTCAAAGAATTCGTCTATTTATACCGACATCAGCGCCGGTACTCTGAGAGAGATCAAGAACATCGACGTTAATGGCTATTTCGGGACCAAGATTGATACGCTGGCCCGCCACATATTGTGGCTGCGGATGTACGACCCTGGGTCAAAGTCGATTGTATTCTCTCAGTATAGGGGGTTCCTGGATGTGCTTTCTGTTGCCTTATCGCACTACAAAGTTGGTTATAGTAGCGTCGATAGTAAAGGCGGTATAGAGAAGTTTAAAAACGAACCAGCG ATTGAATGCTTTCTTCTACATGCCAAAGCGCACTCATCGGGACTCAACTTGGTCAACGCGACTCATGTTTTCCTTTGCGAGCCGCTTATCAACACGGCAATCGAATTGCAGGCCATTGCTCGTGTCCACCGTATTGGCCAACACCGTGCAACCACTGTCTGGATGTATCTCGTCTCGGGAACGGTTGAGGAAGCGATCTACGACCTTTCGGTATCCCGCCGTCTTTCTCATATCACcgcaaagaaagaagaagaggctcGCGCATCGTCAAAAACGCACCTGAGTGGCAATTATACGGAGGGTATAGACGAAACTACAATAGACTCGGCCAATTCGATGGAATTGCAAAATACAGCATTGTCTAAGATTATGGCCAGTGGGGCATCTGGTGGCGAGATCGTCAAGAAAGATGATCTATGGCAGTGTCTCTTCGGAGATCCCAGCAAGGATAAGGGATCCGGTCACCATTCCATGAGTGCTGACAGCGAAGTTGGGAAATTTCTGAGGGCTGAAGCGGCAGAACGAAGAGCCGCTAAAAATTAA